The Gemmatimonadota bacterium genome contains the following window.
GGCGCCCACGGTCGACGGCTCTTCTACGCGCTCGGCCTCGACCACCCGACCACGGTCGAGGGATCGTCGACGCCCTTCGGCGGACCCGCACCAATGCGGCCTCCTTCCCGATGGCGACCAACGTGCAGTAGAGTTTGCAGCCACAGCGACGCGCCCGGCCTTCAAGATGTATTGGTATGATGGCGGACCGGCTCACGCGCCGCGGCCAGGCCGCGCTCCCGGACGACTTCAAGTACGTCACCGAGGGTGGTGTCTTCATCGTCGGCGAGAAGGGAGTGCTGGTGCACCAGACGTATGGTGCCAAGCCGCAACTCTTCCCGGCCGCCCTCATGGAAGAGGCCAAGAAGGTGCCCAAGACCGAGCGGCGCGTCACCACGACCCACGAGATGAACTGGGTCAACGCCATCAAGGGCACCGACGTCGCCTCGTCGCCGATTGAGTACGCCGCGAAGCTCGTCGAGACGATGCACCTCGGCGTCGCCGCCGTGCGTCACGCCGCCGCACTCAACTCGGGTCCGCAGAAGTTGCAGTACGACGCAGCGAAGATGGCCTTCACCAATCAGGTCGGTGCCAACCAGTACCTCACGCGACCCTATCGCGCAGGTTGGAACGTGGTCTGAGCCTGACGGACCGGCTCCCCGCCATCGGTGGCGGGGGGCGTGTGCGAGGGGTATCGTAAAGGAGAAATAGTTCTCACCCCTCTCGCGCAGGTGCCTCATGCGCCACTCGTCGTACCTTCTGGCGTGCGCTCTTCTTGCGGTCCTCGGCTGTGCCGAGGACCCTGTTGTCGCGCCCCCGGTGGCCAGTGCGCTGCAGGTCGTCAGCGGGAACTCGCAGAGCGGCACGCCGGGATATCGGCTCGGCGCCGAGGTGGCGGTGCGCCTCGTCGATCAGCGCGGCGATCCGGTCGCGGGCGCCACGATCAACTTCGCGAGCACCGAGTCGGGTGCGGTGGCCGAACCGAATCGCGCCGTCACCGATGCCGAAGGTGTCGCGCGCACGGCGTGGCGCCTAGGCTACGGCATCGGGAGTCAATCGCTCGCGGCCACGGTCGCTGGTGCAGAAATTCCCGCCGCGAACTTCACCGCGGCGGCTGCGAGTCAATCGCCGAAGTACGTCACTGGTGGCGGCCCCGGCATGTGCGTGGTGTATGCCGACGGCGTCTTGCGATGCGGCCTGCCGCCGACGCTCGGCGCGGCGAATCCGGCCTGGGCTGCGGTCGGCGGGACGATGCGGTTCAACGAGGTCGTGCTCGTGGATGACACCGCGATCGGCATGAAGGGATGCGCGATCGCGGAATCGGGGCGAATCTGGTGCTTCACACTGGGCGTTGACGGGACGGTCACCGGTCTGGCCGAGTTGGCGGGCAGTTATCCGATGCTGCACGGGATGAGTGGGAGTGGCGTGGCAACGCACGTACCCGCCTATTGCGCACTCAGTGCCGTGGGCGAGGCAATGTGCTGGGGTCGCAACGACAAGTTTCAGTTCGGCTTCATCCCCTCCGATGGTGTCGTGGTGCCCTCACCCACGCCGATCAACACCACGGAGCGTTTCACGATGATCGAGATCGGCTGGGAGGGCGGCTGCGCCCTGACCGCAGTCGGTGAGGTGTGGTGCTGGGGTCGCAATCGGCAGGGCCAGACAGGGCAGCTCCCCCCCACGACCACGACGATTCCCGCGCGCGTCTCCACCCCGACCCGTTTCTCGCGGATCGCGATGGGCGATTGGGACGACACGGCGTGTGGTGTTGCGATCACCGGCGGCCTCTGGTGCTGGGGGCTGGGGACGGGCATGCGTGGCACCGACGTGACCACACCGATTGGTCGGGTACCAGTCGCGATCCCGGGCCGGGAGAATGCGACCGACCTCACGCAGATAGCCTACGCGCTGGTCACCCTCAACGGCAACCGAACCGGCTCCGCCTGGGGTGCCTTCCCCTTCGTGGACGGGGCGGCCGTCAGCAATGATTTCGTCACCTACACGGCCGTACCGATCAGCGATTTCACCAACCGCACCGGCCGCGACGTCACCTGCGGTGCGGCCGCAGGCGCCTCTGGTACGCTCTGCGTCTCTGCGCGAAATCTTGTCGTCTCACGATATCCTGGCACCGGCCCGCTCCCGCCAGTGTTCGGCATTCCCCCGCAGTAGCACGCTCACGCTTCACCCACGAGGTCACCATGCGCATTGCCATGTCAGTGCTCGTCGCGGCCGGGGTCCTGGCCGCCTGTGGTGAGGATCCGGTCACCGGCCCCCCCGTCGCCACCGCCGTGCAGGTCGTGAGCGGCTCGGGTCAGACCGGGACGCCCGGCTACCGGCTCGGCAATGAAGTCGTCGTCCGCGTCACCGACCCCTCGGGTGTCCCCATCCCCGGCGAGACGGTCACCTTCACCACCACCGACGCCTATGCGGTTCCGGAACCGGCAACGGTTATCACCGATGACGATGGGATTGCACGGACCTGGTGGCGGCTCGGCGCCGTCATCGGGACGCAGCGCCTCCTGGCACAGATCGGCGATCTGCCATCAGCTCAGCTGACTGCCACGGGGTCGAGCCTCGCCATCCGTTCGATGACGAGCGGCTTTAATTTCGGTTACTGCATCGTGGATTCCGATGGCATCCTCTCCTGTGGTGGTCATCCCGGCTTCGGCGCTGCCAATCCGTCGGCGCGCGTGGTCGCGCCTGGAACGACCCGCTTCACGGAAGTCGTGAGCAGCTGTGCCGTCGCCGAATCGGGGCGGCTCTGGTGCTTCACCCGTGCCGCCGACGGCAGCTTCGCGACGTTCAATGAGGTCGCCGGGACGTACCCGGCGTTGCATGGCCTCACGAGCGGCTCCTCCTCAACCTCGGGCGCGTACTGTGGCCTCTCGGCAACCGGTCAGGGATGGTGCTGGGGGCGCAACACCGGCGACAATATCCTCGACGCCCCGGCCGCATCGAATACCGAGATTCCGCCGACGGCCATCTCCACCAACCAGCCGTTCGCGCGCATTCGCCTCGGCTTCGACACCGGCTGTGGCCTCACTGCGGAAGGGGTCGCGTGGTGCTGGGCGAGGAACGACGCTGCCAGGGTGGGCCAGCCCCAGCCGGGCGCCAGCATGCGCCCTACCGTCGTCAATTCGGCGGTGCCGTTCGCCGACCTCGCCCTCGACGATCTCCACTCCACCGTCTGCGGCGTCGCGTTGCTGGGCGGTGTCTGGTGCTGGGGGGAAGGATGGAGGTTCTCCGATGGCGCCGTCGTCGCCCTGATGGGCCCGACGCCGGTCGCGCTCGCCGGCTTTGGCAACGTCCGTGACATCACGATGAACCGGCTGCAGTTCTCCTCGCTCCATGCGGGCACGTCTGGCGCCACCAGTCATGTCGACTTTGAAGGAAGAGGGTCGATTGTCTGGCGGGCGGCCGACTTTGGTGGGCTCGTGCTTGAAAGCTGGCTCGACGGGGTTCAGGTCTTCCATGCGTGCGGCCGTGTCGCGGGCTCGTCCGCCGTCGTCTGCCGCGCCGTCGGTCCGAAGGCAGACGCGGTGCTGTTTGGGCCCAGGAACTACCGCCCCCTCGTCATCGGCGTCCCGCCGCAATAGTCTTCCGGAGACACCGCCGCGATGCTTACCCGCCTCCTCGACCACCTGATCTGGGCCGACCTCCGTACCGCGGATGCGCTGGCCACGTTGCCGATGCCCGACGCCGAGCTGCTGCGGCTTTACGCGCACGTCCTCGGCGCCGAGGCGGTGTGGCTGGCCCGGATTGCCGGCCGGAGCGGTGATGTGCTGGTGTGGCCGACACTCTCCCTCGAGGAATGTCGCCAGCTCGCGGCCACCAATCATGCCGAGTTCGTGATGATGCAGGGCGCGCTCGACGATGGTGATGGCGAGCGGGTCGTCAGCTACGCCAATACCCGCGGCGAACGGTTCGACAACACTGTCGCCGAGATCCTCCACCACGTCTGCCTGCACGGGATGTATCACCGCGGCCAGGTGATGCTCGGCATTCGCCAGGAAGAGGGGACGCCAATCTCGACCGATTTCATCGTCTTCGCCCGCGGCGCGTAACCACCCCCGCAGGACCGGCGGCCGAGGCAGGGAACTTCCCGCCTCGGCCGTTTTATTATTGGCGCATGATCACCCTACTCCTGGCGATGAGCGCCCTCGCGCCCGCCGACACGGCCAAGACCGTGAAGTTCACCGTGGACGCCGGCTTCGTGAATACCACCGGCAACACCGAGATCACCTCCGTCAACCTCGGCAACAAGCTCGAGGCCACCCAGAAGGGGTGGAAGTTCACCCAGACCGGTGGCGTGGTGTACGGCAAGAACGACGGCGAGGTGAACACCTCGCTCTGGCTCGCCTCGCTGCGCGGCGCTCGGGAGCTCTCCTCCAAGGTCTCGCTCTTCGTGGTCACCGAGTTCGACCGCAACACCTTCGCCGGCATCTCGTCGCGCTATGCGCCGCAGCTCGGCATCGCCGCGAAGCTCGTCGACGCGGAGAAGGACAAGCTCCGCGCCGAGATCGGCGGCGGCTACACCTGGCAGAATGCCGTGGCGGTCGGCGAGAGCGCGGAGTTCGCGGCGGGACGCGGGGCGCTGCTCTACGCGCGCCAGCTCGGACCCAAGGCGAGCTTCGGGCAGACGCTCGAGTTCCTGCCGAATTTCAAGACCAGCGACGATCTCCGCATCAACAGCGAAACCGCGCTCACCGCCCCGCTCGCGAGCGGGGTCGCGATGAAGGCCAGCTACGTGATTCGCTACGACGGACTTCCCGAAACGGGCTTCCGCAAAACAGATCGGATTCTCACCACGGGACTGCAGCTGGCATTCTGATCAGGCCGGGGGCGTCCGGGCCGCGGAAGGGTTACTTTCTGGGGATCCGGGCGCCTGGCAGGTGGCGGGCGTCGTCCTGTCGCGTCGTGCCCGCCGGAGCCACTCCATGTTCCCCATCGCCCGCCGTGCCCTCGTCCTCGCGCTGCTGCCCGTTGGGCTGGCGGCGCAGGCCGGCACGACGCCACCGCCGACCGGTGCCGTGGCCCCGCCGGTGGCACCGACGCCCGCGCCGAAGCCCCCCAACGTGATCAAGTTCACCGGCGACCTCGGCTACGTCAGCACCGCGGGCAATTCGTCGGTCCAAACCTTGAACCTCGGCGACCGGGTCAGCGCCAAGTTCGGCGTGGTCACCATCTCGCAGCAGTTCTCGCTGGTGCACGGGCGCAGCAAGGGGAAGACGGTCACCTCGCTCTATCGGGCGCAGGTGCGCTCGGACTATTCGCTGCAGACCACCTTCGGCATCTACGCCCAGGTCAACTACGAGCGCAACGTCTTTCGCCGGCCTCGCGTCCCGCATCGCGACCAACACCGGGCTGACGGCGTTGCTCCACGCTGACCCGCGCCACCGCCTCACCCTCGAGGGCGGCGTCTCGGTGACGGCACAGCGATCGGTCGACCCGACCAAGCGGCCGAATCAGGACTTCCTCGGTGGGCGCGCGGCGACGGCCTATACCCAGAAGCTCGGCGCCAAGGCCTCGTTTGCACAGACGATCGAGTTGCTGCCGAACTTCCGCGAGAAGGAAGACCTCCGCATCAACACCGAGAGCACCGTCGTCGCCCCGATCACCAAGGAGGTCGGCGTGAAGTTGAGTTATGTGATCCGCTACGACGGCCTGCCGCAGCCGGGCTTCCTTTCGACGGACCGCCTCTTCACCTCCGGCATCCAGATCACGCTCTGATGATGGCGCGCTCGATCCCCGGTCGCGAGCCATGCGCATGACCTCGCCCCGACCGCCGCTGGCCGAACCGCCCGATCTGCGGGCGGCGCTCCGCGCGGAGCCGGCGCTGCGCAAGGTGTTCAGCGCGCTCGCCTATACCCATCAGCGGGAACACATCGAGGCCCTGCTCACCGCGAAGAAGCCGGAGACGCGGGCGCGGCGGCTGGCGAAGACCCTCGACATGTTGCGCAGCGACCAGCCGGCGCGCGTCGCCACCAATTCGACCCGGCCGACCGTCGCCAAGATGAGCCTCCGCGCCGGGCAGCGGCTGCTGGTCCTCGATGCCGACACGGCGGCGCGCGCGACCTTCGCCGCACTGCCCGCCGGCGTCGAACGCGTCAGTCGAGCGGCAACGGCGAACGCTGACGTGGTGGTCCTCTACGCCCTCACAGCCGAAGCACTCGTCCGCCGTCTCCCGACGGCCCTCAAAGCACTCGTCCCTGGTGGCACCCTCTGGGTGGCGTACCCGAAGCAGTCCTCCGGCCGCGCCACGACGCTCACCCGCGACCATGGCTGGGCTGCGGTACACGCTGCCGGCTGGCGCGGCATCAACCTGATCGCCTTCGACGACCACTGGTCTGGAGAGAAATGTCGCCATGAGTGACCCACGCTACCCGATCGGACCCTTCGTCGCGCCCACCGGGTGGGACGAGCATCTCGTGGCCATGTGGCGCGGCGCCATCGCCGAGCTGCCGCGCGCACTCCGCGCGACCGTGTCGAGCCTCGACAATGCCGCGCTCGACACGCCCTATCGCGACGGCGGCTGGACCATCCGCCAGATCGTCCACCATCTGGCGGACTCCCACCTCAACGCCTATATGCGCTTCAAGCTGGCGCTGACCGAGGAGAATCCGGTCATTCGCCCCTATTCGCAGGAGGCGTTCGCCAAGCTCCCCGACTCGACGCACCTCACGGTGGCGCCGTCGCTGGAGATGCTCGAAGGACTCCACGTTCGCTGGGGGATGCTGCTGTCCACCCTTGACGACGCGGCGCTGCACCGCACCTTTGTGCACCCCGAGTACAACAAGACCTTCACGCTCGGCCACACCCTGGCGCTCTACGCCTGGCATGGTCAGCACCATACCGCGCAGATCATCGCCCTGTGCAACAGCCGGGGCTGGTAGCGGCACCGCAGCTCACGCTCGTTTCTTCCTTACTTGGAGATCGCAGATGGAGCGACAGAAGGTCGTCGGGATCGGGGGCATCGTCCTCTTTGCCGACAATGCGGATTCCCTCGCGCACTGGTACGAGCGCCACCTCGGCCTCTTCTTCACCCGCGAACCCGGCAGCCACGAGTGGTGGTGTGACTTCGGCGGCCTCTCCTTCTCGATTCATCAGGCGAAGCACCCGCTCGCGCATGACCGTCGCCAGGTCGAGATCACCTGGTACGTGAACGACCTCGACGCCCTCACCGAACAGCTCGGTGAACTCGGTGTCACCCTCGCCGAACGCCAGGAAACCATCGACGGCGACTTCGCCTGGCTCGATGACCCGGAAGGGAATCGGGTGGAGTTGTGGCAGGCGCCAGGGGTGTAACGAGAAGCGAGAAGGGAGAAGCGAGAAGCGTGGCTCGGCGGGAAGATCTCTCCGCTGGGCCACGCTTCTCGCTTCTCGCTTCT
Protein-coding sequences here:
- a CDS encoding putative metal-dependent hydrolase, giving the protein MSDPRYPIGPFVAPTGWDEHLVAMWRGAIAELPRALRATVSSLDNAALDTPYRDGGWTIRQIVHHLADSHLNAYMRFKLALTEENPVIRPYSQEAFAKLPDSTHLTVAPSLEMLEGLHVRWGMLLSTLDDAALHRTFVHPEYNKTFTLGHTLALYAWHGQHHTAQIIALCNSRGW
- a CDS encoding DUF481 domain-containing protein, translating into MRCRPPSASTPRSTTSATSFAGLASRIATNTGLTALLHADPRHRLTLEGGVSVTAQRSVDPTKRPNQDFLGGRAATAYTQKLGAKASFAQTIELLPNFREKEDLRINTESTVVAPITKEVGVKLSYVIRYDGLPQPGFLSTDRLFTSGIQITL
- a CDS encoding Ig-like domain-containing protein is translated as MRIAMSVLVAAGVLAACGEDPVTGPPVATAVQVVSGSGQTGTPGYRLGNEVVVRVTDPSGVPIPGETVTFTTTDAYAVPEPATVITDDDGIARTWWRLGAVIGTQRLLAQIGDLPSAQLTATGSSLAIRSMTSGFNFGYCIVDSDGILSCGGHPGFGAANPSARVVAPGTTRFTEVVSSCAVAESGRLWCFTRAADGSFATFNEVAGTYPALHGLTSGSSSTSGAYCGLSATGQGWCWGRNTGDNILDAPAASNTEIPPTAISTNQPFARIRLGFDTGCGLTAEGVAWCWARNDAARVGQPQPGASMRPTVVNSAVPFADLALDDLHSTVCGVALLGGVWCWGEGWRFSDGAVVALMGPTPVALAGFGNVRDITMNRLQFSSLHAGTSGATSHVDFEGRGSIVWRAADFGGLVLESWLDGVQVFHACGRVAGSSAVVCRAVGPKADAVLFGPRNYRPLVIGVPPQ
- a CDS encoding DUF481 domain-containing protein, translating into MFPIARRALVLALLPVGLAAQAGTTPPPTGAVAPPVAPTPAPKPPNVIKFTGDLGYVSTAGNSSVQTLNLGDRVSAKFGVVTISQQFSLVHGRSKGKTVTSLYRAQVRSDYSLQTTFGIYAQVNYERNVFRRPRVPHRDQHRADGVAPR
- a CDS encoding YdeI/OmpD-associated family protein, with protein sequence MTSPRPPLAEPPDLRAALRAEPALRKVFSALAYTHQREHIEALLTAKKPETRARRLAKTLDMLRSDQPARVATNSTRPTVAKMSLRAGQRLLVLDADTAARATFAALPAGVERVSRAATANADVVVLYALTAEALVRRLPTALKALVPGGTLWVAYPKQSSGRATTLTRDHGWAAVHAAGWRGINLIAFDDHWSGEKCRHE
- a CDS encoding DUF481 domain-containing protein: MITLLLAMSALAPADTAKTVKFTVDAGFVNTTGNTEITSVNLGNKLEATQKGWKFTQTGGVVYGKNDGEVNTSLWLASLRGARELSSKVSLFVVTEFDRNTFAGISSRYAPQLGIAAKLVDAEKDKLRAEIGGGYTWQNAVAVGESAEFAAGRGALLYARQLGPKASFGQTLEFLPNFKTSDDLRINSETALTAPLASGVAMKASYVIRYDGLPETGFRKTDRILTTGLQLAF
- a CDS encoding DinB family protein, which encodes MLTRLLDHLIWADLRTADALATLPMPDAELLRLYAHVLGAEAVWLARIAGRSGDVLVWPTLSLEECRQLAATNHAEFVMMQGALDDGDGERVVSYANTRGERFDNTVAEILHHVCLHGMYHRGQVMLGIRQEEGTPISTDFIVFARGA